CTTATAGGGAAAGATGCAAAAACTCCCACGCCTTACATTCCTATCATAATTCAATACTCCTGAGCAAAGCTGGACTCCAGCAACTTGGACAGTCTGCACTTTTCCAGCTTTTGCTGCAGAATGATCCTGACCTACTGCCAGAGGTCAGTAAGAGACATCGAGCACACGAATGTTTAGCAGTTTATCTAATCACTCAAAGTTATCATCATTATTTGACTCATGTTGTGTATGGATTTAGGTTTGCAGCCACTATAACAAGGGCAATGGTGAACATGGAGCCTGTAGGTATCAGGCGTCCTGCACCAACCTGCACGTCTGCCTGCACTACCTGCAGGATGACTGTAAATTCGGTGCTGCCTGCAAAAGAGCTCATTCATTTGATGCCACTGCGGTAAAAGTTCTTACTAGCAGAGGACTCAGCCCAGAAAACATCAACAACTTCAACAAGATTTACAAAAACAGGTTTTTGATCTGTTCTTTTAAGGAAAAACCACCTGGTTCTCATTGCATGGCTAAAACTGCCAGTCCTGGTACAGGTTAGAACTAAATGGCTTTTGGATTCAGCTTGATTAATACTTCTACTCATTGTATTTGGTAGACTCCCCTTATAATCTTTTGCCTATTCTGTATTTTAAGATGCTTTAGAAAGTCCAAAGCCTGCAAATGAGTCTGACCCAAATGAGATTTGCCTTTTCTTCATTCGCAGAAGTTGCAGTTTTAAAGGTATTGCATAGATCATGCTGTGGGATGATATAAACTACCTATTTGTATTCTATTCCtaattgtattcattcattcattcatcttctaccgcttatctgaactacctcgggtcacggggagcctgtgcctatctcaggagtcatcgggcatcaaggcaggatacaccctggacggagtgccaacccatcgcagggcacacacacacactctcattcactcacacaatcacacactagggacaattttccagagatgccaatcaacctaccatgcatgtctttggacggggggaggaaacctgagtacccggaggaaatccccgaggcacggggagaacatgcaaactccacacaaggtggaggcgggaatcgaacccccaaccctggaggtgtgaggcgaacctgctaaccactaagccaccgtgccccccctcctaATTGTATATTTACCATAAATTGCATGTACCAAGTGAGCACTGACTGATCCTGAGTCTCTAAATGTATGGCTTTTTGTCTATGATAGATTTGGCAGCTTATATCTGATAACGACTCTCATTATTATCATCTTTGAAAAGACATATTAAAATCCTTTACTTTAGCTGAAATGTAGCATAGATGCCTTGATAGCTCTTTACTATAAATGAGCATAAATGAGATGTTAATACCCAtaatgcctcgggggtttcctccgggtactctggtttcctcccctggtccaaagacatgcatggtaggttgattggcatctctggaaaattgtccgtagtgtgtgattgtgtgagtgaatgagagtgtgtgtgtgccctgtgatgggttggcactctgtccaggggtgtatcctgccttgatgcccgatgatgcccgaggtagttcggataagcggtagaagatgaatgaatgaatttattaataGGCATATTTCAAAACATGATAATAATTATGAATTAATAGAATGAATCTCTCACTCATTTCTTTATGTGCTAATAATTAATTCaagtattaatttattattagtaaaACAATAGAACTAATATTTGCTCATTTCTGGACCATGTAATAAGGTGTTACCATATTTTCCATCTCTTATAAATGTCTTTCTGCTGGCTGGATAATCTACTTTCACAAATTAATAACTGTAATCCCAAACTcaaaaataatcacacatttagaaaaaaaacccaacttgAAATAATGTGtcccacaattattggcacccctgatGTTAATACTTTGTACAACCTCCTTTTGCCAACAAGACTGCACTTAATCTCCTCCTATAACATTTCACAAGTttggagaacacagagagagggatctTTGACCATTCTTTTTTGCACAATCTTTCTAGATCATCCAGTGTCCCAGGTCCTCTCTTATGCACTCTCCTCTTTAGCTTGCCCCACAGGTTTTCgattgggtttaggtctgggGACTGAGAAGGCCATGGGAGGACCTTGAGTTTGTGACTGCTGAACcatttttgtgtagattttCACATGTTTTCgatcattatcctgctgaaagaccCAATGATGGCCCATCTTCAGCTTTCTGGCAGAGGccatcaggtttttatttaaaatgtcctggTAGTTCAAAGCGTTCATAATGCCATGCACCCTAACAAGGTTCCCAGGTAACAAGGTAAACAGGCCCACAGCATCACAGACCCTCCACCATACTTCACTGTGGGCATGAGGTGGTTTTCGGCGTACTCATCTTTTGTTTTACACCAGACCCACTTAGAGTGTTTGTTGCCGAAAAGCTCAATCTTAGTCTCATCTGACCAAAGCACACGATCCCAGTTGAAGTCCCAGTACCGCTTAGCAAACTCCAGACGTTTACgtttgtgagtgttagtgagaaaAGGCTTTTTCCTTGAATGCCTCCCAAACAGCTTGTTGGCATGTAGAGAGCGTCTGATGGTTGTTATGGAGACTTTGTGACCCTAAGATGCCACTCTTTGATGCAATTCTGTGACAGTGAGCTTaggaaattttttttacttctcttacCATCCTCCTCACTGTGTGTTGTGGCAAGATAAACTTGTGACCTCTTCCAGCCTTGTTTGTCACTGTTCCAGTTGTTTTAAACTTCTTAATGATTCCTCTGAATGTAGATACAGGCAAGTTAAGGCGAGTGGCTATTTTCTTGTAGCCATTGCCTGACTTATGAAGGTCGACACACATCTGCCTTTCTTGAATGGTGTGTTCTCTTGTCTTTGCCCATGTTGACAAATGGGTAAGAGAATTAGGCCTCTGTGTCACGTCATGGACGTGGACATCGTGGTCATGgactttttaaaattattattaacttgtgttaaatgttatatttttcacaatttttctGTTAGAGATTAtgcttctgcaaaaaaaaaaaaaagaatttatttgaCCGCTTTTAACAAATCTTAAACAGGGGTGCCAATGACTGTGGAGGgcactgtatataatatttgttgTTAATTAGAGGAAATGTGTCATGTAGATATACCATTAAATTATAttgctgatcttttttttttttttttttttttaaatgtttttagaaaAGTGTGTTCGTGTTCATTACAACTTGCCTTATAGATGGCAGGTTTTGAATAAGAATGGACAGATATGGAAAGACTTGCCAAATGGAGAGGAAGTTGAGAGAGCCTTCTGTAATCCATCTAATGACGTAAGGTAAACACCGACCCTCTATTCTAAAGTAGTTGAATGGATTTAAGTGCAAAATgccatatttaaatgtaaaaatcttaaaattaaTCGGTAAACTTAAACTTTTAGTCCAGGGCCTGATATTGTTAACTTCATCTCCATGACATGTGGAGGGAGACAGGTTCGCCGTCTATCCACTGTATCGTCTGTTACCAAGCCACCTAACTTCATCCTGACCACTGAGTGGCTCTGGTactggaaaaataataaagaagaatGGACTGAATATGGACTGGGGGTCAGTGACATTCTTTTCAGTCTGTAACTGGGACTGAGTAGTAGGATCAATAATTGCACTTAATATGACATGGTTATTATCCACAGGAGGATGCACAGCTGTCCACTCCTCTCACTTCTCAGACTCTAGAAAACATTTACCAGTCAGATCCACAGACTGAAATCCCTGTCAGTTCTGGAAGCCATACATACATGCTGTATTTTAAAGGTAACCCAAACAGGATATCCTCTCCGATACATCATTattgcttttaaaataaaatatatatatatatataaaatatatatgctCAATTTTTGTTCTGGTATATTTCATTTTCAGACATGTATCAGCAAAATATTCTGTACCAAACCAAAAGAGAGATTCGGAGGAGGCCAAGATTTGTGTCTGCTCTAGAGGTTGAGAGCAAGCTTAAAGGGTATCAGGCTAAAACTGATGGAATCACTGCTGAGTTGATGCATATTGTATTCATGCTTGCTCAGTTCTAGCTTGGATGCCAAGATCTAGTGCAATATCGGAAGATAAATGcttaattaaaaatagaacaaGATATGGATCAGTGAAGTGTTGCTATGATTCTAAATCTGAAAAATTGGAGTACTGCATTCAATTGAAGTAGACGCTTGATCCTAATGAGACCTGTTTGGATCAGGAATCTATGCTGGCAACACAGGGCAAAAGGTCAGGGCATTCAACCTGGATGGGAGCAAAGTCTATCACATGgaaccattcacacacactgtcacactcattcactcacttatttACACTCAGGGGCAATTTAACATAGCCAATCTACCtacctgcatgcatgtacagtGTAAAACATCAGATTATGAAAATGATTATGATCTGTGTGAAACATGAAATAAGATAAACATGGATTACATTTACCACAGGATTTACAATAACTATTTCAAGTGCAAAAAGTTctctcagggattttttttcttgccactatGAACTTTATTGTGAATTATGTCTATTGTTACAAATcctatgtaaataaaattctgttacTAAACTGTGTAAGATACAGTACCAATAGTAAATGACCAAAAAGATTTGTATAGAAAGTAAGGGTGATGTAAACATAAGActtcattttgtgtgtattttcttcATAGTGAAACCTCCAGCTCTTCCTCTGTGGCAGTTCCTGCTCACTGGGATAGAGGAGCTTTACCCAGCTTCTCATACAAGGTACACgtcatttgttgtttttttctggctCTACTATTATACCAAGCTTTATGTTGTTAGTATTTTGTTCTGATTAGTTGCTTATTTATTAAGTGATTGATTTTCCCTACAGCTTCAGTATACTTAGTTGTGGTTTACTTTTGTCTATAAAATGGCTAGAAAGTTATGCAATGTGAAAGTAATGTGAtagtaaaacaattttttttgcttgccAGCTGATTCCCCTGTCTAGGACAGAGGCTGAATTCCTTATGGTAGAGAAGCTGTTTAAACAAACCATGCCCAAGTACAAAGTCAACagcattgagaggaaccagaacaGCT
Above is a window of Tachysurus vachellii isolate PV-2020 chromosome 9, HZAU_Pvac_v1, whole genome shotgun sequence DNA encoding:
- the LOC132851314 gene encoding protein mono-ADP-ribosyltransferase PARP12-like, whose amino-acid sequence is MSRLISSATFEAVCQNGGSLDFPTLDQILRKRFTVADEVLREALCDFDRLLVVEGCERRSDCEVFSADTVIISKTTLRVCQNLPGQCFGCDTLHLCRYMVCGNCRFRERCKNSHALHSYHNSILLSKAGLQQLGQSALFQLLLQNDPDLLPEVCSHYNKGNGEHGACRYQASCTNLHVCLHYLQDDCKFGAACKRAHSFDATAVKVLTSRGLSPENINNFNKIYKNRFLICSFKEKPPGSHCMAKTASPGTDALESPKPANESDPNEICLFFIRRSCSFKEKCVRVHYNLPYRWQVLNKNGQIWKDLPNGEEVERAFCNPSNDVSPGPDIVNFISMTCGGRQVRRLSTVSSVTKPPNFILTTEWLWYWKNNKEEWTEYGLGEDAQLSTPLTSQTLENIYQSDPQTEIPVSSGSHTYMLYFKDMYQQNILYQTKREIRRRPRFVSALEVESKLKGETSSSSSVAVPAHWDRGALPSFSYKLIPLSRTEAEFLMVEKLFKQTMPKYKVNSIERNQNSSLWKVFQWQKEQMKERNGGREVDERLLFHGTQESLIEAICEQNFDWRICGKNGTLYGKGTYFARDASYSDRYSQSADTTKKMFVARVLVGHYTSGNHSFVRPPPKTVGKGFYDSCVDNCSNASIFVIFEKYQIYPEFIIEYAPEESRCLIS